From a single Collimonas pratensis genomic region:
- the xdhB gene encoding xanthine dehydrogenase molybdopterin binding subunit, which translates to MNKQTEVFMQTKPQEKATAWAEVGQSHPHESAILHVLGEATYTDDIPEAQGTLHAALGMSQKAHARIRSINLDAVRSAPGVVTVLTAADIPGTNDCGPIIHDDPILSEGLVEYVGQPIFVVIADSHDNARRAVRKVVIDYEELPAILTPQAAHAAKSYVLPPMRLTRGDAQQAFETAPNRVTGQLYVGGQEQFYLEGQISYAIPKEQNGMLVLCSTQHPTEMQHVVAHALGVHSHNIVVECRRMGGGFGGKESQSALWAAVAAIGAAKLKRPVKLRADRDDDMMVTGKRHCFFYDYEVGYDDAGRIVAARIEMVSRAGFSADLSAPVATRAVCHFDNTYYLSDVDIKAMCGKTNTQSNTAFRGFGGPQGAIAIEYIVDEIARNLGRDALDIRKLNFYGRNDEEGRNVTQYGQKIVDNVIHELVAELEESSEYWQRRADIDVFNASSPVLKKGLALTPVKFGIAFNVTHFNQAGALVHVYTDGSVLVNHGGTEMGQGINTKVAQVVAHELGIPLELVRVTATDTSKVANTSATAASTGADLNGKAAQNAAHTIRQRLAEFFAKLHDGDAKEVTFSAGAVHLGEHSLPFGELTQKAYLSRVQLWSDGFYATPGLHWDPKTMNGRPFSYFAYGASVSEVVVDTFTGEWRLLRADALYDAGQSLNPALDIGQVEGAFIQGMGWLTTEELWWNKDGKLMTHAPSTYKIPGISDCPEDFRVKLFKNRNVEDSIHRSKAVGEPPLLLPFSVFFAIRDAVASVGGKRFNPPLNAPATSEAILKAVDAVRALARAA; encoded by the coding sequence ATGAACAAGCAAACTGAAGTTTTTATGCAAACCAAGCCGCAAGAGAAAGCGACAGCCTGGGCAGAAGTCGGCCAGTCTCATCCGCATGAATCGGCGATCTTGCACGTACTGGGCGAAGCCACCTACACCGACGATATCCCGGAAGCGCAAGGCACACTGCACGCTGCGCTCGGCATGTCGCAGAAGGCGCATGCCCGCATCCGCTCCATCAACCTGGACGCCGTGCGCAGCGCGCCTGGCGTGGTCACGGTGCTTACTGCCGCCGACATTCCCGGCACCAACGATTGCGGCCCCATCATCCACGACGATCCGATCCTGTCCGAAGGTCTGGTGGAATATGTCGGCCAGCCGATCTTCGTGGTCATCGCCGACAGCCACGACAATGCGCGGCGCGCGGTGCGCAAGGTTGTCATCGATTACGAAGAACTGCCAGCCATCCTGACTCCGCAAGCTGCCCATGCCGCGAAATCGTATGTACTGCCGCCAATGCGGCTGACGCGCGGCGATGCCCAGCAGGCTTTTGAAACAGCGCCCAACCGCGTCACCGGCCAGCTGTATGTCGGCGGCCAGGAACAGTTTTACCTGGAAGGCCAGATTTCCTACGCCATCCCGAAAGAACAAAACGGCATGCTGGTGCTGTGCTCCACCCAGCATCCGACCGAAATGCAGCACGTGGTGGCGCATGCGCTGGGCGTCCATTCGCACAATATCGTGGTCGAATGCCGGCGCATGGGCGGCGGCTTCGGCGGCAAGGAATCGCAATCTGCCTTGTGGGCTGCGGTGGCCGCCATCGGCGCCGCCAAGCTGAAGCGCCCGGTCAAACTGCGCGCCGACCGCGACGACGACATGATGGTGACCGGCAAGCGTCACTGCTTCTTCTACGACTATGAAGTCGGCTACGACGACGCCGGCCGCATCGTCGCCGCCCGTATCGAGATGGTCAGCCGCGCCGGCTTCTCGGCCGACTTGTCGGCGCCGGTGGCGACCCGCGCGGTCTGCCACTTCGACAATACCTATTACCTGTCCGACGTCGACATCAAGGCGATGTGCGGCAAGACCAATACCCAGTCGAACACCGCTTTCCGCGGCTTCGGCGGTCCGCAGGGCGCGATTGCGATCGAATACATTGTCGATGAAATCGCCCGCAACCTGGGACGCGATGCGCTGGACATCCGCAAGCTGAATTTCTACGGCCGCAACGATGAAGAAGGCCGCAATGTCACCCAATACGGCCAGAAGATCGTCGACAACGTGATCCATGAGCTGGTGGCGGAGCTGGAAGAGAGCAGCGAATACTGGCAACGGCGCGCCGACATCGACGTCTTTAACGCCAGCAGCCCGGTGCTGAAAAAGGGCCTGGCGCTGACACCGGTCAAGTTTGGCATCGCCTTCAACGTCACCCACTTCAATCAGGCCGGTGCGCTGGTCCATGTTTATACCGACGGTTCCGTGCTGGTGAACCACGGCGGCACCGAAATGGGCCAGGGCATCAACACCAAAGTGGCGCAGGTAGTGGCGCACGAGCTCGGGATTCCGCTGGAGCTGGTACGCGTCACCGCCACCGACACCAGCAAGGTGGCGAATACTTCCGCTACCGCGGCCTCCACCGGCGCCGACCTGAACGGCAAGGCGGCGCAAAATGCGGCGCACACGATTCGTCAGCGTCTGGCGGAATTCTTCGCCAAACTGCATGACGGCGACGCCAAGGAAGTCACTTTCTCCGCAGGCGCCGTGCATCTGGGCGAGCACAGCCTGCCATTCGGCGAGCTGACGCAAAAGGCGTATCTGTCGCGGGTGCAGCTATGGTCCGACGGTTTCTATGCCACCCCAGGCCTGCACTGGGATCCAAAAACCATGAACGGCCGGCCGTTCTCTTATTTTGCCTATGGCGCTTCGGTCTCGGAAGTCGTGGTCGACACCTTCACCGGCGAATGGCGCTTGCTGCGCGCAGATGCGCTCTACGACGCCGGCCAGTCGCTCAACCCTGCACTGGATATCGGCCAGGTCGAGGGCGCTTTCATCCAGGGCATGGGCTGGCTCACCACCGAGGAACTGTGGTGGAACAAGGACGGCAAGCTGATGACGCATGCGCCGTCGACCTACAAGATCCCGGGCATCTCGGATTGTCCTGAGGATTTTCGCGTCAAGCTGTTCAAGAACCGCAACGTCGAAGACAGCATCCATCGCTCCAAGGCGGTCGGCGAACCGCCGCTGCTGCTGCCGTTCTCGGTATTTTTTGCGATCCGCGATGCGGTCGCCAGCGTCGGCGGCAAGCGCTTCAATCCACCGCTGAATGCGCCGGCCACCAGCGAAGCGATCCTGAAAGCGGTCGACGCCGTCCGCGCCCTGGCGCGCGCGGCCTGA
- the xdhC gene encoding xanthine dehydrogenase accessory protein XdhC, with amino-acid sequence MNNWLDALTALLTTPITQSSQNTTAILVTVAQVEGSGPREPGAKMVVTAVGQFDTIGGGHLELQAIRIAREMLEEGLSLSRERRLQRFSLGPSLGQCCGGVVHLAFERVTSASADYFSFLQRRLRDAEDSWRLVALEDAAPPSMCDADGARLHGPGRLPTLPSLLTPSAKALGACTILRDDNGRRWLLDACLATRPQLFLFGAGHVGAAIVKALGDLPCRVVWIDEREEMFPDVLPANVRIEATDTPEAVVDNAPDGSCFLVMTHNHALDQRLSAQILQRTGVAWFGLIGSKSKRMQFEHRLHERGISHERLAEMVCPIGIAGIVGKEPAVIAASVTAQLLQVWEQIAKQQLATASVPQLRLPLQLLSTI; translated from the coding sequence ATGAACAACTGGCTAGATGCGCTTACCGCACTGCTCACTACGCCGATTACGCAAAGCTCGCAAAACACCACGGCGATCCTGGTCACCGTGGCGCAGGTCGAGGGATCCGGGCCGCGTGAGCCGGGCGCAAAAATGGTGGTGACCGCGGTTGGCCAGTTCGACACCATCGGCGGCGGCCATCTCGAATTGCAGGCCATCAGGATCGCCCGCGAGATGCTGGAAGAAGGCTTGTCGCTGAGCCGTGAACGGCGCCTGCAGCGATTTTCTCTCGGCCCGTCGCTGGGCCAATGCTGCGGCGGCGTGGTGCACCTGGCGTTCGAGCGCGTGACATCCGCCTCGGCCGACTACTTCAGTTTCCTGCAGCGCCGCCTGCGCGACGCCGAAGACAGCTGGCGCCTGGTAGCGCTGGAAGACGCAGCCCCGCCCTCCATGTGCGATGCCGACGGCGCGCGCCTGCACGGACCGGGACGCCTGCCCACCCTGCCATCCTTGCTGACGCCTTCCGCCAAAGCGCTCGGCGCCTGCACTATCCTGCGCGACGACAATGGCCGCCGCTGGCTGCTGGATGCCTGCCTGGCGACGCGGCCGCAATTGTTTCTGTTCGGCGCCGGCCACGTCGGCGCGGCGATCGTCAAGGCGCTTGGCGACTTGCCTTGCCGGGTGGTGTGGATCGACGAGCGGGAAGAAATGTTCCCGGACGTCCTGCCGGCCAATGTCCGCATCGAAGCCACCGATACGCCAGAAGCCGTGGTGGACAACGCACCGGACGGTTCCTGCTTCCTGGTGATGACGCACAATCACGCGCTCGACCAGCGCCTGTCGGCGCAGATTCTGCAACGCACCGGGGTCGCCTGGTTCGGTCTGATCGGCTCCAAGAGCAAGCGCATGCAGTTCGAGCACCGCCTGCACGAACGCGGCATTTCGCATGAGCGCCTGGCCGAGATGGTGTGCCCGATCGGCATTGCCGGCATTGTCGGCAAGGAGCCCGCCGTGATTGCGGCATCGGTGACGGCGCAGCTGCTGCAGGTCTGGGAACAGATCGCCAAACAGCAGCTGGCAACCGCCAGCGTGCCGCAATTGCGGCTGCCGCTGCAACTGCTCAGCACTATTTAA
- the guaD gene encoding guanine deaminase: MSALSFSHLDQSTLQAYRASVLHFSADPAHHSDAYHWHEDGLLLVADGKVVAASDYQQLSVQLKAELKGELKIQDYRGKIIMPGFIDTHLHYPQTDMIASPAPGLLPWLEKYTFPTERKFSDPAHAGEVAKFFIDELLRCGTTTAMVYCTVNPVSVDAFFSASEARNLRMVTGKVLMDRNCPEFLQDTAEGGIRDSEELLKKWHKRGRQLYAITPRFAPTSSNAQLQLAGELAQAYPDAYLQTHAAENTDEVAWVKSLFPDSRSYMDVYDKYGMLRPRSMYGHCVWLDDQDRRRMAETQSAVAICPTSNLFLGSGLFDFAGADTAGVPLSLATDVGGGTSFSMLQTMNEAYKVARMATTYLPALRMFYLATLGGARSMQLEGTIGNFVAGAEADFIVLDPQATPLLARRSERTECLEELLFALALLGDDRAIAATYAAGKLVHNRA, encoded by the coding sequence ATGTCAGCCCTTAGCTTCAGCCATCTCGATCAGTCCACATTGCAAGCCTACCGCGCCAGCGTGCTGCATTTCAGCGCGGATCCTGCCCATCATTCGGATGCCTATCACTGGCATGAAGACGGCTTGCTGCTGGTCGCCGACGGCAAGGTGGTCGCAGCTAGTGATTACCAGCAGCTTTCCGTACAGCTGAAAGCAGAACTGAAAGGTGAGCTGAAGATCCAGGACTACCGCGGCAAGATCATCATGCCTGGCTTTATCGACACCCATCTGCATTATCCGCAGACCGACATGATCGCCTCGCCGGCGCCGGGCCTGCTGCCATGGCTGGAAAAATATACCTTCCCGACCGAACGCAAGTTCAGCGACCCGGCCCACGCCGGTGAAGTCGCCAAGTTCTTCATCGATGAACTGCTGCGCTGCGGCACCACGACGGCCATGGTGTACTGCACTGTCAATCCGGTTTCAGTAGATGCGTTCTTCAGCGCCAGCGAAGCGCGCAATCTGCGGATGGTGACCGGCAAGGTGCTGATGGACCGCAATTGCCCCGAGTTCCTGCAAGACACCGCCGAAGGCGGCATCCGCGACAGCGAAGAACTGCTGAAGAAGTGGCACAAGCGCGGCCGCCAGCTGTATGCGATCACGCCGCGTTTCGCGCCGACTTCCAGCAACGCGCAATTGCAGCTGGCCGGCGAACTGGCGCAGGCTTACCCGGATGCCTATCTGCAGACGCATGCGGCGGAAAATACCGATGAAGTCGCGTGGGTGAAATCACTGTTCCCCGATTCGCGCAGCTATATGGACGTCTACGACAAGTACGGCATGCTGCGCCCGCGCTCGATGTACGGACACTGCGTCTGGCTCGACGATCAAGATCGCCGCCGCATGGCGGAAACGCAATCGGCGGTGGCGATCTGTCCTACCTCCAACTTGTTCCTGGGCAGCGGGCTGTTCGATTTTGCGGGCGCCGATACTGCCGGCGTGCCGTTGTCGCTGGCCACCGATGTCGGCGGCGGCACCAGTTTCTCGATGCTGCAAACCATGAACGAAGCCTACAAGGTAGCGCGCATGGCGACTACCTACCTGCCGGCATTGCGGATGTTCTACCTGGCGACCCTGGGTGGTGCGCGCAGCATGCAGCTGGAAGGCACGATCGGCAATTTCGTGGCGGGTGCGGAGGCCGATTTCATCGTCCTCGATCCACAAGCAACCCCGTTGCTGGCACGCCGCAGCGAGCGTACCGAGTGTCTGGAAGAATTGTTGTTCGCGCTGGCCTTGCTGGGGGATGATCGGGCGATTGCGGCTACCTATGCGGCCGGCAAGCTGGTACATAACCGCGCGTGA
- a CDS encoding SpoVR family protein, translating to MNDRLAKGVNQALPCPSDWSFDLIEQYNDEIARVAASYKLDIYPIQLEIITAEQMMDAYASAGMPVNYRHWSFGKHFLMTERDYKRGQMGLAYEIVINSNPCIAYLMEENTMTMQALVVAHAAYGHNSFFKGNYLFQLWTDAHAIIDYLVYAKAYIAECEERYGFSKVEELLDSCHALMHYGVDRYKRPQKLSLEKEQAQRRERAEYMQSQVNELWRTLPEKKEEAAERVEGRFPPETQENLLYFAEKNSPLLESWEREVIRIVRKVAQYFYPQRQTQVMNEGWATFWHYTILNTLYDEGKLTDGFMMEFLHSHSNVVYQPPVTKSYYSGINPYALGFGMMSDIRRICEKPTEEDYRWFPELAGTPWLETLHYAMRNFKDESFVAQYLSPKLIRDMRLFAVLDDENRSELEVSAIHNDAGYQYVRQALSRQYDINHREPNIQVWSVNTRGDRSLTLRHFRSDARPLAEGTDEMLRHMARLWQFDVYLESVDDSGNVLQRYECVSENKYVLRP from the coding sequence ATGAACGACCGCCTAGCCAAGGGCGTCAATCAAGCGCTGCCCTGTCCGTCCGACTGGAGCTTCGACCTGATCGAACAATACAACGACGAAATTGCCCGCGTCGCCGCCAGCTACAAGCTGGATATCTATCCGATCCAGCTGGAGATCATCACTGCGGAGCAGATGATGGATGCCTACGCCTCGGCCGGCATGCCGGTGAATTACCGCCACTGGTCGTTCGGCAAGCATTTTCTGATGACCGAGCGCGATTACAAGCGCGGGCAGATGGGCCTGGCTTACGAGATCGTCATCAATTCGAATCCCTGCATCGCCTACCTGATGGAAGAAAACACCATGACGATGCAGGCGCTGGTGGTGGCGCATGCGGCGTATGGACACAATTCTTTTTTCAAGGGCAATTACCTGTTCCAGCTGTGGACAGATGCCCACGCCATCATCGATTACCTGGTCTACGCCAAGGCCTACATCGCCGAATGCGAAGAGCGCTACGGCTTTTCCAAGGTCGAGGAATTGCTGGATTCCTGCCACGCGCTGATGCACTACGGCGTCGACCGCTACAAGCGGCCGCAGAAACTGTCGCTGGAAAAAGAGCAGGCGCAGCGACGCGAACGGGCTGAATACATGCAGTCGCAGGTCAACGAATTGTGGCGCACCCTGCCGGAGAAAAAGGAAGAAGCCGCCGAACGCGTCGAAGGACGATTTCCGCCGGAGACGCAGGAAAACCTGCTGTACTTCGCCGAGAAAAATTCGCCGTTGCTGGAGTCGTGGGAACGCGAGGTGATCCGCATCGTGCGCAAGGTCGCCCAGTATTTCTATCCGCAGCGCCAGACTCAGGTCATGAACGAAGGCTGGGCCACCTTCTGGCACTACACGATTCTCAACACGCTGTACGATGAAGGCAAGCTGACCGACGGCTTCATGATGGAATTCCTGCATTCGCACAGCAACGTCGTCTATCAGCCGCCGGTAACCAAGTCCTATTACAGCGGCATCAATCCCTACGCACTCGGATTCGGCATGATGAGCGATATCCGCCGCATCTGCGAAAAGCCCACCGAAGAAGACTACCGCTGGTTTCCGGAACTGGCTGGCACACCCTGGCTGGAGACGCTGCATTACGCGATGCGCAATTTCAAGGACGAGAGTTTCGTCGCGCAGTACCTGTCGCCCAAGCTGATACGCGACATGCGCCTGTTTGCCGTGCTGGATGATGAAAACCGCAGCGAACTGGAAGTCTCGGCAATCCACAACGACGCCGGCTACCAGTACGTGCGGCAGGCGCTGTCGCGCCAGTATGATATCAACCACCGCGAACCGAACATCCAGGTCTGGTCGGTCAATACCCGCGGCGACCGTAGCCTGACACTGCGCCACTTCCGCAGCGACGCCCGGCCGCTGGCCGAAGGCACCGATGAAATGCTGCGCCATATGGCGCGGCTATGGCAGTTCGACGTCTATCTCGAAAGCGTGGACGACAGCGGCAATGTATTGCAGCGCTATGAATGCGTCAGCGAGAACAAGTACGTGTTGCGGCCGTAG
- a CDS encoding YeaH/YhbH family protein, producing the protein MLHQIIDRRLSGKNKSIANRERFLRRFRAAIHRSVTEAVRDRGIKEIENAKSISIPRKGISEPVFGHGPGGKREMVHPGNQDYLQGDRIARPDGGSGGGGGSSASDSGEGEDEFVFQLSREEFMQYFFEDLELPRLIKTNLLAVPSWKNMRAGYSTDGSPNNIDIVRSLRSSLGRRIALGSPLVVKLRELEALMEALKADPDDRREEIVRLEDDIHHLKGRIWRIPFIDPFDLRYVNRVKVPQPSSRAVMFCVMDVSGSMDEQRKDLSKRFFILLYLFLTRNYEHIEVVFIRHHTRADEVDEDTFFHSQESGGTVVSSALELMKKIIDERYPPGDWNIYGAQASDGDNWNDDSPKCRELLELEILPRSRYFAYIQVTVEEQNLWTEYQQIAAVNPQFAMKKVQTASEIYPVFRELFEKQVHS; encoded by the coding sequence GTGTTGCATCAGATAATCGACCGTAGACTGTCTGGCAAGAACAAGAGCATTGCCAACCGGGAGCGCTTTCTGCGGCGCTTCCGTGCGGCCATCCACCGCTCGGTGACCGAAGCCGTGCGCGACCGTGGCATCAAGGAAATCGAAAACGCCAAAAGCATCAGCATTCCGCGCAAGGGCATCAGCGAGCCGGTGTTCGGCCACGGTCCCGGCGGCAAGCGCGAAATGGTCCATCCCGGCAACCAGGATTATCTGCAAGGCGACCGCATCGCCCGCCCGGACGGCGGTTCCGGTGGCGGTGGCGGCAGCTCCGCCAGCGACTCGGGCGAGGGCGAGGATGAATTCGTGTTCCAGCTGTCGCGCGAAGAATTCATGCAGTACTTCTTTGAAGACCTGGAGTTGCCGCGCCTGATCAAGACTAATCTGCTGGCGGTGCCGAGCTGGAAAAACATGCGCGCCGGTTACTCTACCGACGGCAGTCCCAATAATATCGATATCGTCCGCTCCCTGCGCAGCTCGCTCGGACGCCGTATTGCGCTCGGTTCGCCGCTGGTGGTCAAGCTGCGTGAACTGGAAGCGCTGATGGAAGCCCTGAAGGCGGATCCGGACGACCGGCGTGAAGAAATCGTGCGCCTGGAAGATGATATCCATCATCTCAAAGGCCGCATCTGGCGCATTCCGTTCATCGACCCTTTTGATCTACGCTACGTCAACCGGGTCAAGGTGCCGCAGCCATCCAGCCGCGCCGTAATGTTTTGCGTGATGGACGTTTCGGGTTCGATGGATGAACAGCGCAAGGATCTGTCGAAGCGTTTTTTTATCCTGCTGTACCTGTTCCTGACCCGCAATTACGAACACATCGAAGTCGTCTTCATCCGCCATCACACGCGCGCCGACGAGGTGGATGAAGATACCTTCTTCCACTCGCAGGAAAGCGGAGGCACGGTGGTCTCCAGTGCCCTCGAGCTGATGAAGAAGATCATCGACGAACGTTATCCGCCCGGCGACTGGAACATCTACGGCGCCCAGGCGTCCGATGGTGACAACTGGAACGACGATTCGCCCAAGTGCCGCGAGCTGCTGGAGCTGGAAATCCTGCCGCGCTCGCGTTATTTCGCCTATATACAGGTAACCGTGGAAGAGCAGAATCTGTGGACCGAGTACCAGCAGATCGCGGCCGTCAATCCGCAGTTTGCGATGAAGAAGGTACAGACCGCCAGCGAGATTTATCCGGTATTCCGCGAACTGTTTGAAAAGCAGGTCCATTCATGA
- a CDS encoding PrkA family serine protein kinase codes for MDIYSSFASRFDKTREEEFSLEEYLALCKTDPSGYATAGERMLMAIGEPQQVDTRHDPSLSRIFANKVLKVYPAFKEFYGAEEVIEQVVAYFRHAAQGLEERKQILYLLGPVGGGKSSIAERLKQLMEHVPFYSLKGSPVNESPLGLFDYEEDGAILEEQYGIPRRYLKSILSPWAVKRLHEFNGDIRKFRVVKRYPSILRQIAISKTEPGDENNQDISTLVGKVDIRKLEQYSQDDADAYSYSGGLCLSNQGLLEFVEMFKAPIKVLHPLLTATQEGNFKGTEGFGAIPFDGIILAHSNESEWKAFRNNKNNEALLDRIYIVKVPYCLRVSEEIKIYEKLIRTSSLGKAICAPGTLKMMAQFSILTRLGEPENSSIFSKMQVYDGDNLKDSDPKAKSFQEYRDYAGVDEGMNGVSTRFAFKILSRVFNFDSTEVAANPVHLMYVLEQQIEREQFPQELEQKYLSYVKDTLATRYAEFIGKEIQTAYLESYSEYGQNVFDRYVTYADFWIQDQEFRDHDTGESFDRAALNGELEKIEKPAGISNPKDFRNEIVNFVLRARVSNAGKNPLWTSYEKLRVVIEKKMFSNTEDLLPVISFNAKGSNEELRKHEDFVNRMVSKGYTPKQVRLLCEWYLRVRKSS; via the coding sequence ATGGATATCTACAGCAGCTTTGCAAGTCGGTTCGACAAAACCAGAGAAGAAGAATTTTCCCTAGAAGAATATCTAGCGCTTTGTAAGACCGATCCCAGCGGTTATGCAACCGCCGGCGAACGCATGCTGATGGCGATAGGCGAACCACAACAGGTCGACACGCGCCACGACCCTTCCTTGTCGCGCATCTTTGCCAACAAGGTACTCAAGGTTTATCCCGCCTTCAAGGAATTCTACGGCGCCGAAGAAGTGATCGAGCAAGTGGTCGCTTATTTCCGGCACGCCGCGCAAGGCCTGGAAGAACGCAAACAAATTCTCTATCTGCTGGGTCCGGTCGGCGGCGGCAAATCGTCCATCGCCGAGCGTCTCAAGCAGCTGATGGAACATGTGCCTTTCTATTCTCTCAAGGGATCGCCGGTCAACGAATCGCCGCTGGGCTTGTTCGATTACGAAGAAGACGGCGCCATCCTGGAAGAACAATACGGCATTCCGCGCCGTTATCTGAAATCCATACTCAGTCCTTGGGCCGTAAAACGTTTACACGAATTTAACGGCGACATACGGAAATTCCGCGTAGTGAAGCGCTATCCGTCTATCCTGCGGCAAATCGCCATTTCCAAGACCGAGCCGGGCGATGAAAACAACCAGGACATCTCCACGCTGGTCGGCAAGGTCGATATCCGCAAGCTGGAGCAGTATTCGCAGGACGATGCCGACGCCTACAGCTACTCTGGCGGACTGTGTTTGTCCAATCAGGGCTTGCTCGAATTCGTGGAAATGTTCAAGGCGCCGATTAAGGTGCTGCATCCTCTGCTGACCGCGACCCAGGAAGGCAACTTCAAGGGTACCGAGGGTTTCGGCGCGATTCCCTTCGACGGCATCATCCTGGCCCACTCCAACGAGTCGGAATGGAAGGCTTTCCGCAACAACAAGAATAACGAAGCGCTGCTGGACCGTATCTATATAGTCAAAGTGCCGTATTGCCTGCGGGTGTCGGAAGAAATCAAGATCTACGAAAAGCTGATCCGCACTTCTTCGCTGGGAAAAGCAATCTGCGCTCCGGGCACTTTGAAGATGATGGCGCAGTTCTCGATACTGACGCGTCTGGGCGAGCCCGAGAATTCCAGCATCTTCTCGAAAATGCAGGTGTATGACGGCGACAACCTGAAAGACAGCGATCCCAAAGCCAAGTCGTTCCAGGAGTACCGCGACTACGCCGGCGTCGATGAAGGCATGAACGGCGTTTCGACCCGCTTTGCCTTCAAGATATTGTCGCGCGTGTTCAACTTCGATTCGACCGAAGTGGCGGCCAATCCGGTGCACCTGATGTATGTGCTGGAACAGCAGATCGAGCGCGAGCAGTTCCCGCAAGAGCTGGAACAGAAATACCTGTCCTACGTCAAGGATACGCTGGCGACGCGTTACGCTGAATTTATCGGCAAGGAAATCCAGACCGCCTACCTGGAATCGTATTCCGAGTACGGCCAGAACGTCTTCGACCGCTACGTGACTTACGCCGACTTCTGGATCCAGGACCAGGAATTCCGCGACCACGATACCGGCGAGAGCTTTGACCGCGCAGCACTGAACGGCGAACTGGAAAAAATCGAGAAGCCGGCCGGCATCAGCAATCCGAAGGATTTCCGTAACGAAATCGTGAATTTCGTGTTGCGGGCGCGGGTTTCGAACGCCGGCAAGAATCCGCTCTGGACCAGTTACGAAAAGCTGCGGGTGGTGATCGAAAAGAAAATGTTCTCGAATACCGAAGACCTGTTGCCGGTCATCTCATTCAACGCCAAAGGTTCAAACGAAGAACTGCGCAAGCACGAAGATTTCGTCAATCGCATGGTCAGCAAAGGATATACGCCGAAGCAGGTGCGTTTGCTGTGCGAATGGTATCTGCGCGTACGCAAGTCATCGTAA
- a CDS encoding AmpG family muropeptide MFS transporter, whose amino-acid sequence MTSASNPWHHYLNRRMLICAFLGFTSGLPLFILLSLLQAWLSKSGLNVKSLGLFALVMFPYTWKFVWSPLMDRFHFGKLGRRRSWMLLTQAALFVAIGGMGMLDPHTQVAAIALMASLVAFLSASQDIVIDAYRREILPDSEQGLGAAINVNAYKVAGMVPGALSLFLADHMSWQAVFWITASFMLPGLICTLLIKEPTVYGSPPKNLRQAVVLPFQEFITRDGWRSALWILAFIFLYKLGDSMATALATKFYIDLGFSLTQIGLISKTTSLWASLVGGLVGGIWMVQIGINRALWIFGVVQAVTILGFAWLAQVGPDPVVLAIVIGGEAFGVGVGTAAFVAFIARTTDPRYTATQYALFTSLAAVPRTFVNSSVGYIVAETGWFHFFILCFILALPGMLILFKVAPWNQK is encoded by the coding sequence ATGACCTCAGCTTCAAATCCCTGGCATCACTATCTGAACCGGCGCATGCTGATCTGCGCCTTTCTTGGCTTTACCTCCGGCCTACCGCTGTTCATCCTGCTCAGCTTGCTACAGGCCTGGCTTAGTAAATCCGGCTTGAATGTCAAGTCGCTGGGATTGTTTGCGCTGGTGATGTTTCCCTATACCTGGAAGTTCGTCTGGTCGCCGCTGATGGACCGCTTTCATTTCGGCAAGCTGGGCCGCAGGCGCAGCTGGATGTTGCTGACCCAGGCGGCGCTGTTCGTCGCCATCGGCGGCATGGGCATGCTGGATCCGCATACGCAGGTGGCGGCAATTGCCTTGATGGCGTCGCTGGTGGCGTTCCTCTCGGCCAGCCAGGACATCGTGATCGATGCCTATCGGCGCGAAATCCTGCCGGACAGCGAGCAGGGCCTGGGCGCGGCCATCAATGTCAATGCCTACAAAGTAGCGGGCATGGTGCCGGGGGCCTTGTCGTTGTTCCTGGCCGACCACATGAGCTGGCAGGCGGTGTTCTGGATCACGGCCAGCTTCATGCTGCCGGGGCTGATCTGCACCTTGCTGATCAAGGAACCGACGGTATACGGGTCGCCGCCAAAGAATTTGCGGCAAGCCGTCGTGTTGCCGTTTCAGGAATTCATTACCAGAGACGGCTGGCGCAGCGCATTGTGGATACTGGCTTTCATTTTCCTGTACAAGCTCGGTGACAGCATGGCCACCGCGCTTGCTACAAAATTTTATATTGATCTGGGTTTTTCGCTGACCCAGATCGGCCTGATTTCCAAGACCACCAGCTTGTGGGCAAGCCTGGTAGGCGGGCTGGTCGGCGGCATCTGGATGGTGCAGATCGGGATTAACCGCGCATTGTGGATTTTTGGCGTGGTGCAGGCTGTGACGATCCTGGGATTTGCCTGGCTGGCGCAAGTCGGCCCTGATCCTGTGGTGCTGGCCATCGTGATCGGCGGCGAGGCTTTTGGCGTCGGTGTCGGCACCGCCGCGTTCGTCGCGTTTATCGCGCGCACCACCGATCCTCGCTATACGGCAACCCAATATGCCTTGTTCACCAGCCTTGCTGCGGTGCCGCGCACCTTTGTCAATTCTTCGGTCGGCTACATCGTGGCGGAAACCGGCTGGTTCCATTTCTTTATTTTGTGTTTCATACTGGCGTTGCCAGGAATGTTGATCTTGTTCAAGGTCGCGCCTTGGAATCAGAAGTAA